A region of Chitinophaga horti DNA encodes the following proteins:
- a CDS encoding chemotaxis protein CheB: MINESDFYVIAIGCSAGGLEPLVEIISQLPKDLPAAIIVMHHILRNVESNLAHILERRADIKVVAVETTEYLEPGTVYVPAYGHQLKVRDRLVMIEERSPEDIVNHSIDVLFHSLAEHAKEKSIGIILSGSGTDGLSGAYAIEKAGGIVIVQDPETAAFPRMPHTLIANDHPDYVLKPGDIRRKIVEKVREPGSSS, translated from the coding sequence ATGATCAACGAGTCAGACTTTTATGTGATTGCTATCGGCTGCTCTGCCGGTGGCCTGGAGCCCTTGGTGGAAATCATCAGCCAGCTACCTAAAGATTTGCCGGCAGCGATTATTGTGATGCATCACATCCTCAGGAATGTAGAAAGTAACCTGGCGCATATCCTGGAACGGCGGGCAGATATCAAGGTTGTGGCAGTGGAAACCACGGAGTACCTGGAACCCGGGACTGTATACGTACCGGCTTACGGCCACCAACTGAAAGTCAGGGACCGGCTGGTGATGATCGAAGAACGGTCACCGGAAGATATCGTGAACCATAGTATAGATGTACTATTCCACAGTCTTGCGGAGCATGCGAAAGAAAAGTCTATCGGCATTATCCTTTCCGGTTCCGGCACCGACGGACTTTCAGGCGCCTACGCCATAGAGAAAGCCGGTGGCATTGTTATCGTCCAGGACCCGGAAACAGCGGCATTTCCGAGGATGCCTCATACGCTGATCGCCAATGATCATCCCGATTATGTATTGAAGCCCGGCGACATCCGCAGAAAGATCGTGGAGAAGGTCAGGGAACCTGGCAGCAGTTCGTAG
- a CDS encoding FAD/NAD(P)-binding protein: MYKDHTPNLAIIGGGPGGLFMFKRLLEQDEKNWTITIFEKNDCLGAGMPYSKDGACLEHVTNVSGNEIPEIVVGLADWVKTQPAAFLKSYGIDADKFHEYKVVPRLLFGAYLSDQFKRLKQRAVDAGIKVTCHFGTEVTDIIDEPEGRTVTVCTADKSYTFDSVIIATGHFWPRIHENEVKGYFDSPYPPSKLDFTVNGPVAIKGASLTAIDAIRTLARNHGHFQSNDDGRLQYTLKTDHPDFNIVMHSRNGLLPAVRFHLEDSTMGRSTVLTRDEVVANQEENGGFLSLDYVFEKTFKAPLRERHPAFYQEIHDMGIEAFVDRMMTMRENIPPFDLFKAEYVEAEKSIRRQQPVHWKEMLAVLSFTMNFPAKYFSAEDMLRLQKTLMPLISLVIAFVPQSSAAEMIALYEAGILQLQSVGDNSHVEPQQEGGVIYSIWDDAGEERNTSYPYFIDCTGQPHLKFEDFPFKGLHSGSISPAKVKFADQAKGEAAYKDGDPRVSKDAAGNYYLSVGGIAINDHFQIVDQYNAYNERIYVMAVPFMSGFNPDYSGLDFCEAASAAIATALCISATK, encoded by the coding sequence GTGTATAAAGATCACACCCCGAATTTGGCGATCATCGGTGGAGGGCCTGGTGGCCTGTTCATGTTTAAACGACTACTGGAGCAAGATGAAAAGAATTGGACGATTACCATTTTCGAAAAGAATGACTGCCTGGGTGCAGGAATGCCTTACAGTAAAGACGGCGCCTGCCTGGAGCATGTGACCAACGTATCCGGCAACGAGATCCCGGAAATCGTAGTAGGGTTGGCAGATTGGGTCAAAACACAGCCTGCCGCATTCCTGAAAAGTTACGGTATAGACGCAGATAAGTTTCACGAATACAAGGTCGTGCCACGGCTGCTGTTTGGCGCTTATCTCAGCGACCAGTTTAAACGCCTGAAACAACGTGCCGTCGATGCAGGCATCAAGGTGACTTGCCACTTCGGGACGGAGGTGACGGACATTATCGACGAGCCGGAAGGCCGCACAGTTACGGTTTGTACGGCGGATAAGTCTTATACGTTTGACAGTGTCATTATTGCTACAGGGCATTTCTGGCCGCGGATACATGAAAACGAGGTAAAGGGATACTTCGACTCACCGTATCCGCCTTCCAAGCTCGATTTTACGGTGAATGGCCCGGTGGCGATCAAAGGTGCGTCGCTCACCGCTATAGATGCTATTCGTACGTTGGCCCGCAACCACGGACACTTCCAATCCAATGATGACGGCCGGTTGCAGTATACGCTGAAAACGGATCATCCGGACTTTAATATCGTTATGCATTCGCGCAATGGCTTGTTACCTGCGGTACGGTTTCACCTGGAAGATAGTACGATGGGACGGAGTACGGTGTTGACGCGCGACGAGGTGGTGGCCAACCAGGAAGAAAACGGTGGTTTTCTGTCGCTGGACTATGTCTTCGAAAAGACCTTCAAAGCGCCACTCCGTGAGCGCCATCCGGCGTTTTACCAGGAAATCCACGATATGGGGATCGAAGCATTTGTCGACAGGATGATGACGATGCGCGAAAATATTCCTCCGTTCGATCTGTTTAAGGCGGAATATGTGGAGGCGGAAAAATCCATCCGCAGGCAACAACCCGTACACTGGAAGGAAATGCTGGCGGTACTGAGCTTTACGATGAACTTCCCCGCTAAATATTTTTCGGCAGAAGATATGTTACGCCTGCAAAAAACACTGATGCCGCTCATCTCATTGGTGATCGCTTTTGTACCACAAAGTTCAGCTGCCGAAATGATCGCACTTTATGAGGCAGGAATATTGCAGTTACAAAGTGTCGGTGATAATAGCCACGTAGAACCGCAGCAGGAGGGAGGTGTTATTTACTCCATTTGGGATGATGCGGGCGAAGAACGCAACACTTCGTACCCGTATTTCATCGATTGTACAGGCCAGCCGCATCTGAAATTCGAGGACTTTCCGTTCAAAGGTCTTCACAGTGGCAGTATCAGTCCTGCAAAAGTGAAGTTTGCGGACCAGGCAAAAGGCGAAGCGGCGTATAAGGATGGGGATCCCAGGGTGAGTAAGGATGCCGCAGGCAATTACTACCTCAGTGTGGGTGGGATCGCGATCAACGATCATTTCCAGATTGTGGATCAGTATAATGCTTATAACGAGCGCATTTACGTGATGGCTGTACCCTTTATGAGCGGATTTAACCCGGACTACTCAGGACTCGATTTTTGTGAAGCCGCGTCGGCAGCCATTGCAACAGCGCTGTGTATATCCGCGACAAAGTAA
- a CDS encoding ferritin-like domain-containing protein, with amino-acid sequence MSITSKTIGTLNDLIELNNDRIAGFEKAMSDINQENVDLKELFQKFAADSRKFSQELTAIVATQGGEPETGNSASGTLHRVWIDVKAIFGGSDRKSILAEAERGEDAIKKAYQDALIDGELSGNALETVREQSTAITAGHDAIKALRDAHK; translated from the coding sequence ATGAGTATTACATCCAAAACAATCGGAACCCTGAATGATCTCATCGAACTGAATAATGACCGCATCGCCGGTTTTGAAAAAGCGATGTCAGACATTAACCAGGAAAATGTGGACCTGAAAGAGTTATTTCAAAAGTTTGCCGCTGACAGCCGCAAATTCTCACAGGAACTGACAGCCATTGTTGCTACCCAGGGTGGCGAGCCTGAAACGGGCAATTCTGCGTCCGGCACCTTACACCGTGTGTGGATCGACGTAAAGGCGATCTTCGGTGGCTCCGACCGCAAAAGTATTCTCGCCGAAGCAGAGCGTGGTGAAGACGCGATTAAAAAGGCTTACCAGGATGCGTTGATCGACGGCGAATTGTCCGGAAATGCATTAGAAACGGTGCGGGAGCAATCCACTGCCATCACTGCAGGCCACGATGCGATCAAGGCGCTGCGGGATGCGCATAAATAA
- a CDS encoding cell envelope integrity protein TolA: MLKTTAVFLILLLFSATSYVSAQSHIGTTGSFCRYAKNSLRDRNIYREGHTQCPACDLEDEKEEVARRAEDKRRQDVKNAAIAAQRLAEKKAQEELLKKKREADKGVTEVAVTMPADKKTVNNAVAASPAVGDGMLAGYFYDEAATNNQSLGHMIFHINQGERNNQTYKLYSDVNYFVLNNKRILDNNEFKACIGVRRLSDKDQGNAYQFPAGVGIVILNEINGEHVIADLVDVTGKRLLKDDNISTIVHFYGDYFILLEGKVFTPGSYPHASFQFDDGVIYNYKTKQRHPLARYSETRVSVGWHVNATYLPKNKLRDKSTYNAFLEVHTGWNTSSIYYITNEGKVASDAIH; encoded by the coding sequence ATGTTAAAAACCACGGCCGTTTTCCTTATACTGCTGCTCTTTTCTGCAACCAGCTACGTTTCAGCCCAATCTCACATTGGTACCACCGGTTCTTTCTGCAGGTATGCCAAAAATAGTCTTCGGGATAGAAATATCTACAGGGAGGGCCATACCCAATGCCCCGCCTGTGATCTGGAAGACGAAAAAGAAGAGGTTGCCAGAAGAGCGGAGGATAAACGCCGGCAGGATGTGAAAAATGCTGCAATCGCCGCACAGCGGCTGGCAGAAAAAAAGGCACAGGAAGAACTTCTGAAAAAGAAGCGGGAAGCAGATAAGGGCGTAACTGAAGTCGCTGTAACCATGCCCGCTGATAAAAAAACGGTAAATAATGCTGTAGCTGCCAGTCCTGCAGTGGGGGACGGGATGTTAGCCGGTTACTTTTATGACGAAGCAGCCACAAATAACCAGTCGCTCGGCCACATGATCTTCCATATAAACCAGGGCGAAAGAAACAACCAGACGTATAAATTATACAGTGATGTCAATTATTTCGTACTGAACAACAAACGGATACTCGATAACAATGAATTTAAAGCGTGCATAGGGGTCAGGAGGTTGTCGGATAAAGACCAGGGTAATGCGTATCAATTTCCAGCCGGCGTCGGTATCGTTATTTTAAATGAAATCAACGGGGAGCACGTGATTGCAGACCTGGTAGACGTTACGGGAAAGAGGTTGCTGAAAGACGACAATATATCCACGATCGTTCATTTTTACGGCGACTACTTTATCCTGCTGGAAGGGAAGGTTTTTACCCCCGGCAGTTATCCTCATGCTTCTTTCCAGTTTGACGATGGCGTGATATATAATTATAAAACAAAACAACGGCATCCACTGGCCCGGTACAGTGAAACCCGGGTGAGCGTTGGATGGCATGTGAATGCGACTTATCTCCCCAAAAACAAACTCCGTGATAAATCTACTTATAACGCCTTTTTGGAAGTGCACACAGGCTGGAATACCTCTTCGATATATTATATCACCAATGAGGGCAAAGTAGCATCCGATGCTATTCATTAG